One Candidatus Zixiibacteriota bacterium DNA segment encodes these proteins:
- a CDS encoding TusE/DsrC/DsvC family sulfur relay protein, producing the protein MGTFTYNNKSYEVDSRDFLINFNHWDENYAEGMAIGAKIIHSLTKEHWDIIYFIRNTFKETGKCPLVFEVSIKNGLNLQNLKRLFPSGYLRGACKLAGITYKEGYIGDNESQLVTENHNLLAAEKTYAVDVRGFLLNPNEWNEYYAACRAYDMKIPNGKLTDKHWQIIMFLRKYFNDNNDVPTVYETCEENHIDLEELERLFPDGYHRGAVKIAGLRVR; encoded by the coding sequence ATGGGTACCTTTACTTACAATAATAAGTCTTATGAAGTAGATTCAAGAGATTTTCTAATAAACTTTAATCATTGGGATGAGAATTATGCTGAAGGAATGGCTATAGGAGCTAAAATAATCCATAGTTTAACGAAGGAACACTGGGATATTATTTATTTCATTCGCAATACTTTCAAGGAAACAGGGAAATGCCCTCTTGTTTTTGAAGTTTCCATAAAAAACGGCTTGAATCTCCAAAATCTAAAAAGGCTTTTCCCCAGTGGATATCTTAGAGGCGCTTGTAAACTTGCAGGCATTACCTATAAAGAGGGGTATATTGGGGATAATGAATCACAATTGGTTACTGAGAATCATAACTTATTAGCCGCTGAGAAGACATACGCTGTTGATGTGCGCGGATTCTTGCTGAACCCCAATGAATGGAATGAATATTATGCCGCCTGCAGAGCTTATGATATGAAAATACCAAACGGCAAACTGACCGACAAGCATTGGCAAATTATAATGTTTCTTCGCAAATATTTTAATGACAACAATGATGTTCCCACGGTCTATGAGACCTGTGAAGAAAACCACATCGATTTGGAAGAGCTGGAACGGTTGTTTCCGGATGGGTATCATAGAGGCGCAGTAAAGATCGCCGGCTTGCGAGTGAGATAA